The following proteins come from a genomic window of Methanobacterium sp. Maddingley MBC34:
- a CDS encoding tetrahydromethanopterin S-methyltransferase, subunit A (PFAM: Tetrahydromethanopterin S-methyltransferase, subunit A~TIGRFAM: N5-methyltetrahydromethanopterin:coenzyme M methyltransferase subunit A): MAEKKSPAEGWPVINGDYVVGDPESPVAATTLASHIEQIAVDAGAAISGPCKTENLGIEKMLANLISNPNIRFLILTGSEVQGHITGQSIEALHENGVDPEKRKIVGATGAIPFIENIPDEGIERFQQQMEIVSIIDVEDAATIQSKVKECIDKDPGAFEEEAMVIEVEEDGEEEEGEEVPPVAPETALIEARMRNIQTQVKSVGGLQRMNAGMYAGKVQGIMIGLVFILTIGTILLLK, translated from the coding sequence TTGGCTGAAAAGAAATCACCAGCAGAAGGATGGCCTGTAATAAACGGGGACTACGTAGTAGGCGACCCAGAAAGTCCTGTTGCAGCCACAACACTGGCTTCCCACATTGAACAGATTGCAGTGGATGCCGGAGCAGCAATATCCGGACCCTGCAAAACTGAAAATTTAGGGATCGAGAAGATGCTTGCAAACCTGATCTCAAACCCCAACATTCGCTTTTTGATCCTAACTGGATCAGAAGTGCAGGGACACATCACAGGTCAGAGTATTGAAGCTCTCCATGAAAATGGTGTTGACCCTGAAAAGAGGAAGATAGTCGGTGCAACTGGGGCCATTCCCTTTATAGAAAATATACCCGATGAAGGAATCGAACGATTCCAACAGCAAATGGAAATTGTAAGCATAATTGACGTAGAGGACGCTGCTACCATACAGTCCAAAGTCAAAGAATGCATTGACAAAGATCCAGGAGCTTTTGAAGAAGAAGCAATGGTTATTGAAGTGGAAGAAGATGGAGAAGAAGAAGAAGGTGAAGAAGTACCTCCAGTTGCTCCTGAAACCGCTTTAATTGAGGCACGAATGCGTAACATCCAGACCCAGGTGAAATCCGTAGGTGGTCTACAGAGGATGAACGCAGGTATGTATGCCGGTAAAGTTCAGGGAATAATGATAG
- a CDS encoding tetrahydromethanopterin S-methyltransferase, subunit B (PFAM: Tetrahydromethanopterin S-methyltransferase subunit B~TIGRFAM: tetrahydromethanopterin S-methyltransferase, subunit B) yields the protein MEMLPLVKVVPEMNLTLDPTTGMIGAALGRDVVIVSMDGVNQQLDELEVAVEDLYTALDPTTVSEGSYPGREGTYMMAGTLTNLVYGFVLGLVLLLALLL from the coding sequence ATGGAAATGTTACCACTCGTCAAAGTAGTTCCTGAAATGAATCTAACTCTGGACCCCACTACTGGTATGATAGGTGCGGCTTTAGGCCGAGATGTCGTCATCGTATCCATGGACGGAGTAAATCAACAATTAGATGAATTAGAGGTTGCAGTAGAAGACTTATACACAGCCCTAGATCCAACTACCGTGTCTGAAGGTTCCTATCCTGGAAGGGAAGGAACTTACATGATGGCCGGTACTTTAACCAACCTGGTTTACGGATTTGTATTAGGGCTTGTACTACTGTTGGCCCTATTGTTATAG
- a CDS encoding tetrahydromethanopterin S-methyltransferase, subunit E (PFAM: Tetrahydromethanopterin S-methyltransferase, subunit E~TIGRFAM: N5-methyltetrahydromethanopterin:coenzyme M methyltransferase subunit E): MDPTSMIAGLGVVALMGAAATIAGAAEDLESDVGSMSNPNSQVQLAPQMGNLHRMFNKAISGEPVQMGAWAGIAGSVAFVLMGSLNLPVIMSIAGGAAIAALVHAAFATTSHLGRIVSQSQFNQPLFLDVITQHLGPITGHGFIVTFCIVGLSYLMTLSLPGFAHPFALPFLAVLWGITIGAIGSSTGDVHYGAEREYQQYPFGGGIPVAIHGDITRNSELGARNSIDVVYFCAKFGGPVTGFAFGLIVFLSFWTTIVFGAAGGVVAGLVIVLLLIYINNRIEVFARTKYGPYKE, translated from the coding sequence ATGGACCCTACGAGTATGATCGCAGGATTAGGTGTTGTTGCTCTAATGGGTGCTGCTGCAACCATTGCTGGCGCCGCAGAGGATTTAGAGTCCGATGTCGGATCCATGAGTAACCCCAACTCTCAGGTACAACTGGCACCCCAGATGGGCAACCTTCACAGAATGTTCAACAAGGCTATCTCTGGTGAACCAGTACAGATGGGTGCCTGGGCAGGTATAGCCGGTTCTGTAGCTTTTGTTCTGATGGGATCACTGAACCTACCAGTTATAATGTCAATAGCTGGAGGAGCAGCAATAGCAGCTTTGGTTCACGCCGCATTCGCCACAACATCTCATTTAGGAAGGATCGTAAGCCAATCCCAATTTAATCAACCATTATTCCTGGATGTAATAACCCAGCACTTAGGACCAATAACTGGTCACGGATTTATAGTAACCTTTTGTATAGTAGGATTATCATACCTGATGACTTTAAGCTTACCAGGCTTCGCCCACCCATTTGCACTGCCTTTCCTGGCAGTATTGTGGGGAATTACCATCGGTGCCATAGGTTCATCAACAGGAGATGTTCACTATGGTGCTGAAAGGGAATACCAACAGTATCCATTTGGTGGAGGTATTCCGGTGGCCATTCACGGTGACATCACCAGAAATTCAGAACTCGGTGCCAGGAACTCCATTGATGTAGTTTACTTCTGTGCCAAATTCGGTGGTCCTGTAACAGGATTTGCCTTTGGACTCATAGTATTCTTAAGCTTCTGGACTACAATAGTCTTCGGAGCTGCCGGAGGAGTAGTTGCCGGTCTAGTGATAGTCTTACTCTTAATATACATCAACAACCGAATCGAAGTATTTGCCAGAACCAAATACGGACCATACAAGGAATAA
- a CDS encoding tetrahydromethanopterin S-methyltransferase, subunit C (PFAM: Tetrahydromethanopterin S-methyltransferase, subunit C~TIGRFAM: N5-methyltetrahydromethanopterin:coenzyme M methyltransferase subunit C), translated as MSVAGGGGGESAVDPKMTAGIGIVGGLIGIYLTPINPVLGPLLAALGAVCAIIWGADAIARVASYGLGTGVPSIGYMSLAVGVIGTLAGLAGGIMMGSAYTMLAPLLGVVLAVILGGVIALIAKKIIGMKIPVLVTGTMELTAAAAISVLGFSAAIAGSYAIAPILKSVVATGFIGLLFILNTMAIQHPFNACLGPQEDRTRTLKLAGATGFMAMAIVGILGMGSSKAWWVIAIIGALAWFISMRMFLQASKDDAASVAWSGMWPKEEEH; from the coding sequence ATGTCAGTAGCAGGAGGTGGCGGCGGTGAATCCGCAGTTGACCCAAAAATGACCGCTGGTATTGGAATAGTAGGTGGACTTATAGGCATTTATTTAACACCAATTAACCCTGTACTCGGACCTCTTTTAGCAGCCTTAGGTGCTGTTTGTGCCATTATATGGGGTGCTGACGCCATTGCCCGAGTAGCCAGCTACGGTTTAGGTACTGGTGTACCTTCCATAGGATACATGTCACTAGCTGTAGGTGTCATAGGCACCCTTGCAGGTCTTGCTGGCGGTATCATGATGGGCTCAGCCTACACAATGCTAGCCCCATTACTGGGAGTAGTTCTAGCAGTTATTTTAGGTGGAGTAATTGCCTTAATAGCTAAGAAGATAATAGGAATGAAAATACCAGTTCTGGTAACTGGTACCATGGAACTTACAGCTGCAGCTGCCATATCCGTCCTCGGATTCTCAGCAGCAATTGCCGGAAGTTATGCCATAGCACCAATATTAAAATCAGTGGTTGCCACTGGTTTCATTGGACTACTCTTTATCCTGAATACAATGGCTATCCAACACCCATTCAACGCATGTTTAGGACCACAGGAAGACAGAACCCGAACCCTAAAACTGGCAGGAGCCACAGGTTTCATGGCCATGGCCATAGTAGGAATCTTAGGAATGGGTTCCTCTAAAGCATGGTGGGTTATTGCCATCATTGGTGCTTTAGCCTGGTTCATATCCATGAGAATGTTCCTGCAAGCATCCAAAGACGATGCAGCATCTGTGGCATGGTCTGGTATGTGGCCTAAAGAGGAGGAACACTAG
- a CDS encoding tetrahydromethanopterin S-methyltransferase, subunit D (PFAM: Tetrahydromethanopterin S-methyltransferase, subunit D~TIGRFAM: N5-methyltetrahydromethanopterin:coenzyme M methyltransferase subunit D) encodes MDPLLMIGAVTAAGILIGGGVHFIPVGGAPAAIATATGVGTGTAMLAAGSGMTGLITAAAMTGQPLWLILASGAVGSMLMIGVTMLVGNWVYVWGVGTVPVSAKVDTDPITKYPQEKYVTPGTEGHGIPTVCFVSGIIGGLLGGIGGGLAYWAVYESLVTLPAYAPLIAGNTSIAAAMVAGIFALGLFFVNAVLASYNIGGTIEGFHDPKFKRIPKGIVACLLASLVTGLIGVLLLKGGVF; translated from the coding sequence ATGGACCCATTATTAATGATCGGTGCTGTAACTGCAGCAGGAATCCTCATTGGTGGAGGTGTACACTTCATACCAGTGGGTGGTGCTCCAGCAGCTATAGCAACAGCAACAGGTGTGGGAACAGGTACTGCTATGTTAGCAGCAGGTTCAGGTATGACTGGACTAATTACCGCCGCAGCCATGACAGGACAGCCATTATGGCTTATTCTGGCATCAGGGGCTGTTGGTTCCATGCTCATGATAGGTGTCACCATGCTGGTAGGTAACTGGGTATATGTATGGGGTGTAGGAACCGTACCCGTATCTGCCAAAGTAGACACTGACCCAATTACAAAATATCCCCAAGAAAAATATGTAACCCCAGGTACTGAAGGACACGGAATACCAACCGTATGTTTTGTTAGTGGAATAATAGGAGGACTCTTAGGAGGAATTGGTGGGGGACTGGCTTACTGGGCAGTCTATGAATCACTGGTTACCCTACCTGCATACGCTCCATTAATAGCAGGAAATACATCCATTGCCGCTGCAATGGTTGCAGGAATCTTTGCGTTAGGCCTGTTCTTTGTAAATGCAGTGCTTGCTTCCTACAACATTGGAGGAACAATCGAAGGATTCCACGACCCAAAATTCAAAAGAATTCCTAAAGGAATCGTGGCCTGTCTTTTAGCATCCTTAGTAACTGGACTCATTGGAGTATTATTACTTAAAGGAGGTGTGTTCTAA